CATTGTTCCCCCGGAGCTTCAGAAGGAGCTGCGGGAGATGATGCGCACTGTCGCGGCTTCGCCCGAGGCGCTGCTGGTGCTGGAGGGCGACGAGGAGGTGGCCGGACGCCACGGCCTGCCGGCCGGCGGCCGGCGGGAGGAGTTTTATCAGGAACGGCGGCGGCGGGTCAACGATATCGTCGGCCATGTGGTCCGCGAGGTGACGGATGGCGCCGGTTTTTCCGCCCGCCTCGGCCGCTGGATGCTACGCCCCCTGACCGGGGTGCCGATTTTCGCTCTTATATTGTATGCGATGTATTATATTATCGGCGTTTTGGTTGCTCAGGATATCGTCGGCTTCACGGAGGAGACGCTGATGCAGGGCTTGTATGAGCCCGCTGTCCGCGATTTCGTCGGCCGGTTCGTGAGCGGGGAGTCGGTGCTCGGCACTATCCTTATCGGCGAGTTCGGCCTGCTGACGATGACGGTGACTTATATTCTCGGCCTGCTGCTGCCGCTGGTGGTTGGGTTTTATCTCGTGCTGTCGGTGATGGAGGATTCGGGGTACCTGCCCCGCCTGGCGACGCTTGTCGACCGGCTGATGAACGCCATTGGCCTCAACGGCCGGGCGATTATCCCGATGATCCTCGGGTTCGGCTGCGTGACGATGGCCACAATCACGACCCGTATTCTCGGCTCGCAGCGCGAGCGCACGATTGCGACCGCGGTCCTCGGCCTCGCCATTCCCTGCTCGGCCCAGCTGGGCGTTATCGCCGGCATGCTGGCCGGCCTGGGGCCTCAGTATATCGCGATCTATACCGGCGTCATTCTGCTTATCCTTGGCCTCGTCGGCAAGGTGCTTCACAGCGTCCTGCCCGGCGAGTCGACCGACCTTTTGATCGATCTGCCGCCGCTCCGCCTGCCGCGGGGCGAGAATGTTCTCAAGAAGACGGTGACCAAGTCGTATGCTTTCCTCAGAGAGGCCGCGCCGCTTTTCATGCTCGGCGCGCTGCTGATCACCGTCCTCCAGGTTACCGGCCTGCTGGAGGTTATCCAGGACGGCCTGGCGCCTATTACGAAAGGCTTGCTGAAGCTGCCGCGGGAGACGGCGACCGTCTTCATCATGGGGATGATCAGGCGCGACTTCGGCGCCGCCGGACTTGAGGACATGGCCCTCGGCCCGGCCGAGACGCTGGTGTCGCTCATCGTGATCACGCTGTTTGTGCCATGCATCGCCGCCCTGATCGTCATCCTCAAGGAGCGGGGCCTGAAGGAGGGCGCGCTCATCTGGCTCGGTTCGTGGCTGGCGGCATTCGCCGTCGGCGGCGTTGTCGCCCATATTCTGATCTGAGATTATTGCTTGAGGTGAATTAGCATGCAACAGAAAGCCTGCCCCCAGTGCAACAGCCCCGTAAGCCCCCAGGCGGCGCGCTGCCCGCGCTGCAATAAGCTGCTCCTCGCGCCCTGCAACGGCAACTGCGGCAGCTGCCGCAAGGGCGCCTGCCACTGATATGCCCCGGCCGGTCAGAACGCTCCCAGTTGCGCCGGCCGCCGCTCGTTGAGTTGCAGCAGTTCGCTGACGGTGACCAGTTCGTAGCCATCGGCCCGCAGCCGGTCGATTATTATGGCCAGGGCCTTGGCGGTCGGCAACGGATACTGGCCGTCGTGCAGCAGGACGATGCTGCCAGGGGCCGCCCGCTTCAATACCGTGCCCACGACGCTGTCGACCGGCGGACGGGCCCAATCATGGGGGTCGATGTCCCACAGGACGAGTGTGTAGCCCCGGTTGCGGGCGGCGGCAACCACCACGTCGCTGTACAGTCCGCCGGGGGGGCGGAAGAGGACCGGGCGGGCAGCCGCCTCGCGGCCGATCGCTTTTTCCGCGGCGGCGAGTTCGGCGTTGATGTCCTTTCTGTTCAGCCTCGCCAGCGAGCTGTGGTGGTAGCCATGGACGGCGATTTCGTGGCCGTCGGCTGCTTCCCTGGCCACGAATTCGGGGCTTTTGACGGCGTTCTCGCCCAGGACGAAGAAGGTTGCCCGCACCTGTTTCTCTTTCAGCACTGCCAGTATTTCGGGAGTCATTTTGTAATGCGGCCCGTCGTCGAGGGTGAGGGCTATGACTTTGACGGCCGTCGGTACGCGGGTGATGGCCCGTGTGTCCTGCCACAGGTCGGGCTGGGTGCCGACGATCGCCATGACGGCGAGCACCAGCGCCGGTAAAAGCAGGCGGTTGGTCTTCATGCTACACCTCGTGGATATATTCTCACGAGGATGATA
Above is a genomic segment from Sporomusaceae bacterium containing:
- the feoB gene encoding ferrous iron transport protein B, producing MHCHDCLSHISIPAGAKKIVLVGNPNVGKSVFFNAFTGMYVDVSNFPGTTVDISHGRYGGDVVLDTPGIYGISSFNDEERVARDVVLAADLVVNVVDAVHLERDLFLTLQVIDTGLPVIVALNMMDEAKTRGIAVDADLLEHLLGVPVVPTVAVKGQGLDDLKARLAEARPGIVPPELQKELREMMRTVAASPEALLVLEGDEEVAGRHGLPAGGRREEFYQERRRRVNDIVGHVVREVTDGAGFSARLGRWMLRPLTGVPIFALILYAMYYIIGVLVAQDIVGFTEETLMQGLYEPAVRDFVGRFVSGESVLGTILIGEFGLLTMTVTYILGLLLPLVVGFYLVLSVMEDSGYLPRLATLVDRLMNAIGLNGRAIIPMILGFGCVTMATITTRILGSQRERTIATAVLGLAIPCSAQLGVIAGMLAGLGPQYIAIYTGVILLILGLVGKVLHSVLPGESTDLLIDLPPLRLPRGENVLKKTVTKSYAFLREAAPLFMLGALLITVLQVTGLLEVIQDGLAPITKGLLKLPRETATVFIMGMIRRDFGAAGLEDMALGPAETLVSLIVITLFVPCIAALIVILKERGLKEGALIWLGSWLAAFAVGGVVAHILI
- a CDS encoding polysaccharide deacetylase family protein, whose translation is MKTNRLLLPALVLAVMAIVGTQPDLWQDTRAITRVPTAVKVIALTLDDGPHYKMTPEILAVLKEKQVRATFFVLGENAVKSPEFVAREAADGHEIAVHGYHHSSLARLNRKDINAELAAAEKAIGREAAARPVLFRPPGGLYSDVVVAAARNRGYTLVLWDIDPHDWARPPVDSVVGTVLKRAAPGSIVLLHDGQYPLPTAKALAIIIDRLRADGYELVTVSELLQLNERRPAQLGAF